The window GAGTCTGAGATCCGGCCTTTCCCGCAGCAGGGGGGAGAGCGCTTGCTGCAGAAGGTCGATGCCTTTGACCGGAATGAGGCCCCCCACGAATAGCAGGTAAGTCGCCTCTACCGGTAATCCCAGTTTCTTTCTGGCGTCATGGCGATCGCCGGGTCTGAAGGCTTGGACGTCGATTCCGTTGGGAATGACGTGCGCCGGGGGCAGTCCGGGAGCCAGTGCGTTCATTCTATCATCGAGGTCCCGGCTTACCGCCGCCGCGGCGTCCGTATGCCGCAGCACGTGTCGGGTCAGAGCGGCGAGTATGCGGTTTCGGATAGCGTAGGTATGTATGTCGCTTCCCATAGCGTGAACGAGCATGGGAATGCCTAACGCTCGACTCAGACACTCCCCAACGAGCCCCATGGGGATCACCCAATGCACGTGTATAAGGACGAAGGGGTGTTTTCGGGCGACGCGGTACGACATCAGCAGGGCATTTGCGAGATAGATCACCATGGCCGCGACGGGAACCGAGGAGGTTTGGATGAGCTGACGGCCTCCGGAAGGGTACGGAAAACGGAACACGCCGATGTTCCCACTGTCTATTTCAAACAGCCGGGACTCCGGATAGACCTTCGGTGTCACGACAAACACCCTATACCCCCGGGAGGTGACGCCCTGAGCCATCCTGCGAACGAAGTGCCCTCGAAACGAGCCCGGATAGTCCGGGTATCCGTTGGTCAAGAAAAGCACGTTGGGCCTGGAACTACCGGATGACGATTCCATTGCTCCGTCTTCCTTGTCAGGGCGGCCAAGTTCGGCGCGCCTACCGAGCACGTACCGTTTATTCACGCACCCTGTGGCTTCGGTATTACTCCGAGTCCCCTGAACCGGCAATCGGACCGACACTTGCTTGAAGATAACGCTTGATCTCCAGGTTTTCCTTCTGAATTTTGTAGATTTCCTTGCGAATGAGTGCGATCTTGATGGCCAGAAACCCGAAAGAGACCATAAAAAGGCCCGAGATGGTAAGCAACGCCATGAGGTTCATCAAAGGGCGCACCGGGTTCAGCTCCTGGCGAAAATAGAGCCAGAAGAGATACACACCGATAGCCATGCCTGCGAGAAAAAGAAGCAGGCCCACGAGGCCAAAGAACATCATGGGCTTTTCCATGAAGGAAAAAACGACATGGGTCAGAGAAGTCCTCGCGAACTTGGATTTGGATTTACCTTTTTTCCGGTTCCTCAGCGTGGCCGGTATCTCGCGTACGGATCGGCCAACGGCCATGGCTTTGGAAAGGATTTCCAGATGGATTTCTTTCCCATCCGACTCCAGCTCCATGTCATCCAGAACCTCACGGCGGTAGGCCCGGAATACACACGTTACCGTGTGAATGCGCTTGGGAAGGGTTCCTTTCAGGAACCGGTTTCCCAGCCGGCTCACAATATGACGGAAGAAAGGCACCTCCTCCACGCGTCCGCCTTGCATATAGGGGGAAGCCAGCACAACGTCCGTTTCCGGTTCGGAGCGTAAAATCTCGATCATCTGGAGCATGTAAGAGGGAGAGTAACTCAAGTCCGCGTCCGTGGATATGATCCAGTCTCCCCGGCTGGCTCGAAACCCTCTTCTAAGAGCGGCCCCCCTTCCACGATTGGGAGCGTAAGAAACGATCCGCAGGTGAGAATGCCGCCGACTCAGCTGTTCGATGACCTCGAGCGTGCCGTCCGTGCTGCCGTCGTTGACCAGGACGAGCTCCCAGGGTAAGCCAAGAGGAGTTATGACCCGGCCGACCTCCTCGACCACGGTGGCCGCATTCTCCTGTTCGTTATACATCGGTATCACGATGGATAAGCGGGGGCGTTGTGATGAATGTGCCTCAAGCGTCATTTTGGAGTGTCCCCAATCGAAGCTGGAAACCAAGAACACCATGGGAATTCGGACAATAGTCCTGAGTTTGCAGGATCTTTGTAATCGTATAAGGTAGAGGTGTCAATAACCACCGGTCAGGACGCATCATTTTCTGAAGTCAAGACT is drawn from Deltaproteobacteria bacterium and contains these coding sequences:
- a CDS encoding glycosyltransferase — translated: MESSSGSSRPNVLFLTNGYPDYPGSFRGHFVRRMAQGVTSRGYRVFVVTPKVYPESRLFEIDSGNIGVFRFPYPSGGRQLIQTSSVPVAAMVIYLANALLMSYRVARKHPFVLIHVHWVIPMGLVGECLSRALGIPMLVHAMGSDIHTYAIRNRILAALTRHVLRHTDAAAAVSRDLDDRMNALAPGLPPAHVIPNGIDVQAFRPGDRHDARKKLGLPVEATYLLFVGGLIPVKGIDLLQQALSPLLRERPDLRLIMAGDGPLRSEVETWAGRTAPGRVHLLGGVAHESMPTVYRAANVFILPSRNEGLPNALLEAMASGLPCVASPVGDIPRVIRHGGNGLLMGSQDASELRKQVLRVLDDRIEAAHLADRAFESVQAFSEQISFDRVVRLYETLGKRR
- a CDS encoding glycosyltransferase family 2 protein; the encoded protein is MTLEAHSSQRPRLSIVIPMYNEQENAATVVEEVGRVITPLGLPWELVLVNDGSTDGTLEVIEQLSRRHSHLRIVSYAPNRGRGAALRRGFRASRGDWIISTDADLSYSPSYMLQMIEILRSEPETDVVLASPYMQGGRVEEVPFFRHIVSRLGNRFLKGTLPKRIHTVTCVFRAYRREVLDDMELESDGKEIHLEILSKAMAVGRSVREIPATLRNRKKGKSKSKFARTSLTHVVFSFMEKPMMFFGLVGLLLFLAGMAIGVYLFWLYFRQELNPVRPLMNLMALLTISGLFMVSFGFLAIKIALIRKEIYKIQKENLEIKRYLQASVGPIAGSGDSE